The proteins below come from a single Biomphalaria glabrata chromosome 10, xgBioGlab47.1, whole genome shotgun sequence genomic window:
- the LOC129928497 gene encoding uncharacterized protein LOC129928497 has protein sequence MDSPSPGNVLIVGDGDFSFTVSLMKKANLVGPQVTTSTIQTKDAIQQLQLGSENIDFLTEIGVDVLFETDARELHSHPVVRLKDYHRIIFNFPLADRHNIKKNRALLEEFFASCHQILVCEGHVFVTLCKGQGGTPADQPMRSWHDSWQVLAMAANAGFLLNNILTFDISSFPGYHSTGFRFQDKSFSTDGALTHIFEKAEPIRAQDDIKLRGVVTCGESCFSCSQYLVDKLDKDLLHKEDNPLCILRKTLEKLLACNMRGSVVPDPPSWQVLPGYTSGVFVSKNLEQKSLPERSEEELIEVTVEEKERKNEVNASLKVKTSLLKHGLDETLKSTLDSHPSDHCLHHCVIDNPESVYLLLKNKLSETCGGVSQSCSDNNDVTSSGSLKPTGIDQTDFISGNIENKMYHFRASLLENLPDLLLKLNEDQTLPTEVVECDVSSGIILSGQCYIQCPIAPNIVPSQHELVAVFKLSSDTCSIASQSDKFLKDKASLDHDIAIASNSPYESLVRALDSTLRNSSLFINHNLHIEDYKGSQTIKVKGVDSLSHIKIISIDSSYPSSTISSELCSRTVGLTFKVKTPLANFCIAIFRLDAIAISICDIPDPRLLYSCSPKFVRQFQEISFRVKYLPFSLFPMKFVHDLSFWENGDFQETDLYSIVRDIAGDVVVNVVLIDLYTDSENGRKSCCYRLHFLSHDQVLSYLTSWKLQSLIRLAVAQKLGVTLR, from the exons ATGGATTCTCCAAGCCCTGGGAATGTTTTGATAGTCGGTGATGGTGATTTCTCATTTACAGTTTCTCTGatgaaaaaagcaaatttagTAGGTCCACAGGTCACTACTTCAACAATACAGACTAAAGATGCAATTCAGCAGCTTCAGTTGGGTTCAGAGAACATTGACTTCCTGACAGAAATTG GTGTAgatgttttatttgaaacagATGCCCGTGAACTTCACTCTCATCCTGTTGTAAGACTAAAAGATTATCATAGGATCATATTCAACTTCCCACTGGCTGACAGGCACAATATCAAGAAAAATAGAGCTCTATTGGAAGAGTTTTTTGCCAG CTGTCATCAGATTCTTGTATGTGAAGGTCATGTTTTTGTCACACTATGTAAAGGTCAAGGTGGGACACCAGCAGATCAGCCAATGAGATCATGGCATGATAGTTGGCAGGTCCTAGCCATGGCTGCTAATGCAGGTTTTCTGCTCAACAATATATTGACTTTTGACATATCAAGCTTTCCAGGTTATCACAGCACAGGTTTCAG GTTTCAGGACAAAAGTTTCAGTACTGATGGTGCACTGACACACATATTTGAAAAGGCTGAGCCAATTAGAGCACAGGATGATATCAAACTTAGGGGAGTGGTTACTTGTGGTGAGAGTTGCTTCTCCTGTTCCCAGTATCTAGTGGACAAGTTGGACAA AGATTTGTTACACAAGGAAGACAATCCATTGTGCATACTTAGAAAAACATTGGAAAAGTTACTGGCTTGTAATATGAGGGGTAGTGTAGTTCCTGATCCACCATCCTGGCAAGTTCTTCCTGGCTATACCTCAGGGGTATTTGTAAGCAAGAATCTGGAACAAAAATCTTTGCCAGAAAGGAGTGAAGAAGAGTTAATAGAAGTGACagtagaagagaaagaaagaaagaatgaagtgAACGCTAGCTTAAAAGTAAAAACTAGTTTGCTGAAACATGGACTGGATGAGACATTGAAGTCAACGCTGGATTCTCATCCATCTGATCATTGTCTTCATCACTGTGTCATTGACAACCCTGAGTCTGTGTATctccttttaaaaaacaaactttctgAAACTTGTGGTGGTGTCAGCCAAAGTTGTTCAGATAATAATGATGTGACGAGTTCTGGATCACTGAAACCAACAGGCATAGATCAAACAGATTTCATAAGTGGtaacatagaaaataaaatgtatcacTTTCGTGCTTCCTTGTTAGAAAATTTGCCTGATCTGCTGTTGAAGCTGAATGAAGATCAAACTTTACCAACTGAAGTTGTGGAATGTGACGTTTCTTCTGGCATTATTTTATCAGGTCAGTGTTACATACAGTGTCCAATAGCACCAAACATTGTGCCATCCCAGCATGAACTTGTGGCAGTTTTTAAACTCTCCAGTGATACATGTAGCATTGCTAGTCAATCTGATAAATTCCTTAAGGACAAAGCTTCACTTGATCATGACATTGCTATAGCATCCAATTCACCATATGAATCATTAGTTAGAGCATTAGATTCAACTTTAAGAAATTCCagtttatttataaatcatAATCTGCACATAGAAGACTACAAAGGCTCACAAACAATAAAAGTGAAAGGAGTAGATTCTTTATCTCACATCAAGATTATCAGCATTGATTCAAGTTATCCATCATCTACAATTAGTTCTGAGTTATGTTCCAGAACTGTTGGACTAacatttaaagtaaaaacaccACTGGCTAATTTTTGCATTGCTATTTTTAGACTTGATGCCATAGCCATCAGCATTTGTGATATTCCAGACCCACGTCTGCTGTATTCTTGCAGTCCAAAATTTGTAAGACAATTCCAAGAAATCTCTTTCCGAGTAAAATATTTGCCTTTTAGTTTATTCCCAATGAAATTTGTTCATGATCTCAGTTTCTGGGAAAATGGAGACTTCCAAGAAACTGATCTCTACAGTATTGTTCGTGACATTGCTGGTGATGTAGTTGTCAATGTTGTTCTCATCGATCTCTATACAGACAGTGAGAATGGGAGAAAAAGCTGCTGCTACCGCCTTCATTTCCTGTCTCATGATCAGGTTCTCTCATATTTAACATCTTGGAAGCTACAAAGTCTAATTAGGCTAGCTGTGGCCCAGAAACTGGGTGTGACATTAAGATAG